One Xenopus tropicalis strain Nigerian chromosome 8, UCB_Xtro_10.0, whole genome shotgun sequence genomic window carries:
- the LOC100492545 gene encoding uncharacterized protein LOC100492545 isoform X2 — MESGRKEPMMMMNLYSKEAGSFKDGSFIIDEEKQMTGISKLRCVQKGEAESKTTNKNPNSPRKNSSSLGDSSIPSILDEAFPKIREAYEMSEGTSVTGNKFFSTPLPTGTKAKKKLTPVLEVDLESNEDWSVNEKATPNVRIKKTYSIVAQESPMQAPLYRSFFAAECQDIVDQLEGKETEGRCAGKRKVEELDVSSIDAEPPPYDCTPMKSMLACEVANIIRSLDSSPANEGPSMLGDSLLDLEKLDLQLHDFNLKDKGKLCGRIQALNSSTEGIFFLGEGTDGVCSSKKQKLDPMKETKSIVNNLSNSEEKSYSNSPLLTHGHSGSKSVVNGTRLNVPQEMKRGGNVEKIMNLMNEAKMEKGTFEGRSFHAEHVGRSASSELSSKKTEADFILPTNTTVDMEITNEAVVTTQVIKSVRKLSSTPDLFPVSKVSNANTTQDLVPVRKVPDANTTQDLFPVSKVLDANTTQDLFPVSKVPDANTTQDLVPVSKVLGANTTQDLVLVYKVPDANTTQLIEAVPLALIDATQDIIVAHDEVLGVNATQEIETLQKTSANTTQDIVLEEGAAANSTQVIETGLQASANTTLDILHDEVIVANTTQVIEAPYKSSPRGIIIGEVTTGNTTQVTDARTKASANTTQDIVLEHNVLFPLKPAIAQVTRVVPKMTSFNTTQDVLSDPEDVACTQKADTVPKMICSNTTQDILLEPDETTGAQATNIMPKITSSNTTLDIVLEPEVLIATQITDAEAQFSSSNTTQEILPEVNTVNVSKLPNTMLNVTSSNTTNDIVPEPAVSKMCSETLIKDAEPTHNDAMAVSGAQTVEAVSKLSASTTQEITIVDEKVNTSNTTVCNNMKDPLVNSAAATSSKATGEAPVMSPNVSFSPNNSPVSTIQVSASERSVNNIKNSGDAILVKDQQTFGPVCTSDPAQDTALPEVARADSLGVLESSQVQMPVTGVTQVSQESISMANTLTEGKEESSNMAVMHQISGKAEDNNKSCETTSSSCHESDKLSCHEPTGDMGEMEPCEVAQETEATHDESVFSVSSLSFVTSTPLPGLSNFQFKKSSQDSTQHDPNLSVCSVVDESANKASEEEREKSHQAQGGKHLGRETTHVAQLPRNPQRSFLPQARALQSGTGIPSSGIPSARRSLALTAAPVPQKLTKEQVLSQIPPRGTGIPARGSIRPPLTRNSLVRASVGNAKPSAGSSAANTSQNRTIGSRFRTPRAAAAKARPSLTHAQITNNASVIRPPSRLSAPSSAQVPKDATCAPALSIRPAVPSGVQSFGLLRHAPSSVRPPIPLQRTGLAMKKPQREISVTTKNETQTAPRNAQLEASCASGEPARPQEIVSPSESPGCLHLETCPCCHIKYQELLQKFEELRNRLGENVRQ; from the exons ATGGAAAGTGGGCGGAAAGAgccgatgatgatgatgaatctgTACTCCAAGGAGGCTGGTAGTTTCAAGGATGGGTCTTTTATAATAGATGAAGAAAAACAAATGACTGGCATCAGTAAATTGAGATGTGTCCAGAAGGGAGAAGCAGAGAGCAAAACCACTAATAAAAATCCAAACTCCCCCAGAAAGAACAGCAGCAGTCTTGGTGATTCTTCTATACCTTCCATCTTAGATGAGGCTTTTCCAAAAATCAGAGAAGCTTATGAAATGTCTGAAGGTACTTCTGTAACAGGAAACAAATTTTTCAGCACTCCTTTGCCAACTGGCACTAAGGCCAAGAAGAAGCTTACACCTGTATTGGAAGTGGATCTTGAGTCCAATGAGGATTGGAGTGTTAATGAAAAAGCTACACCAAATGTGCGCATTAAAAAAACTTACAGCATTGTTGCACAGGAAAGTCCCATGCAGGCTCCACTGTATCGAAGTTTCTTTGCTGCAGAATGTCAAGACATTGTTGACCAGCTGGAAGGCAAAGAAACAGAAGGAAGATGTGCAGGAAAGCGAAAGGTAGAAGAGTTGGATGTGTCCTCCATTGATGCAGAACCACCTCCCTATGACTGCACCCCTATGAAGTCCATGCTAGCATGTGAAGTGGCAAATATAATAAGATCTTTAGACAGCAGTCCTGCAAATGAGGGACCTTCTATGCTTGGAGATAGTCTTCTTGACCTTGAAAAGCTGGACCTGCAGCTCCATGACTTTAATTTAAAAGACAAGGGTAAGCTTTGTGGCAGGATCCAAGCTTTGAATAGTTCAACTGAAGGAATATTCTTTTTAGGTGAGGGGACAGATGGGGTGTGCAGCAGCAAAAAGCAAAAATTGGATCCAATGAAGGAAACAAAGAGTATTGTTAATAACCTCAGCAACAGTGAAGAGAAGAGCTACAGTAATAGTCCTTTGCTGACCCACGGGCATTCAGGATCTAAAAGTGTGGTGAACGGAACAAGATTAAATGTGCCACAGGAAATGAAAAGAGGGGGAAATGTTGAGAAAATTATGAACTTAATGAATGAAGCAAAGATGGAGAAAGGCACTTTTGAGGGTAGGAGCTTCCATGCAGAACATGTTGGCAGGTCTGCTTCTTCAGAACTTTCCTCTAAGAAAACTGAAGCTGATTTCATATTGCCTACCAACACAACAGTGGACATGGAAATAACAAATGAAGCAGTTGTCACAACTCAGGTAATCAAAAGTGTGAGAAAATTATCTTCTACACCAGATCTTTTCCCAGTGAGTAAGGTTTCGAATGCCAACACAACACAAGACCTTGTCCCAGTGAGAAAAGTTCCTGATGCCAATACTACACAAGATCTTTTCCCAGTGAGTAAGGTTCTTGATGCCAATACTACCCAAGATCTTTTTCCAGTGAGTAAGGTTCCAGATGCCAATACCACACAAGACCTTGTCCCAGTAAGTAAAGTTCTTGGTGCCAATACTACACAAGATCTTGTCTTGGTGTATAAGGTTCCTGATGCCAACACTACCCAACTGATTGAAGCTGTACCTCTAGCCCTTATCGATGCAACACAAGACATTATTGTTGCACATGATGAAGTCCTTGGTGTAAATGCTACTCAGGAAATTGAGACTTTGCAGAAAACCTCTGCTAACACAACACAGGACATTGTGCTTGAAGAGGGTGCTGCAGCCAACAGTACTCAGGTGATTGAGACCGGCCTCCAAGCTTCTGCCAACACCACACTTGACATTCTGCATGATGAGGTCATTGTTGCAAACACCACTCAGGTTATCGAAGCTCCATATAAATCCTCTCCACGGGGAATTATAATTGGCGAGGTAACCACGGGCAACACCACCCAGGTCACTGATGCCAGAACAAAGGCCTCTGCTAACACCACACAGGATATTGTGCTAGAACATAATGTTCTTTTCCCACTAAAACCAGCTATTGCCCAGGTGACTCGTGTTGTGCCAAAAATGACTTCCTTTAACACCACACAGGATGTTCTGTCAGACCCTGAAGATGTTGCTTGCACTCAGAAGGCTGACACTGTACCAAAGATGATTTGCAGCAACACCACACAGGATATTTTGCTAGAGCCTGATGAGACCACTGGAGCACAGGCAACCAATATTATGCCAAAGATTACTTCCAGCAACACCACTCTAGATATTGTACTAGAGCCAGAGGTCCTTATAGCCACTCAGATAACTGATGCTGAGGCACAATTTTCTTCCAGCAACACTACACAAGAGATTTTGCCTGAGGTCAATACCGTCAATGTTTCCAAGTTGCCTAATACTATGCTAAATGTTACTTCCAGCAACACCACAAATGATATTgtgccagaaccagcagtgtcaAAAATGTGTTCTGAAACGCTCATTAAGGATGCAGAACCAACACATAATGATGCTATGGCTGTTAGTGGTGCTCAGACAGTGGAGGCTGTTTCCAAGCTTTCTGCCAGCACAACACAGGAAATAACAATAGTTGATGAAAAGGTTAACACTTCCAATACTACAGTTTGTAACAATATGAAGGATCCATTGGTCAACTCTGCAGCTGCTACATCTTCAAAGGCCACTGGAGAGGCACCCGTAATGTCTCCGAATGTTTCTTTTTCTCCTAACAATAGCCCTGTGAGCACGATTCAAGTTTCTGCATCTGAACGGTCAGTTAATAATATCAAGAATAGTGGGGACGCTATATTAGTAAAAGACCAGCAGACATTTGGACCTGTTTGTACTTCTGATCCCGCACAGGACACTGCATTACCTGAAGTGGCAAGAGCTGACAGTTTGGGTGTCCTTGAGTCCTCACAAGTCCAAATGCCAGTAACTGGTGTCACACAGGTATCCCAAGAATCCATTTCAATGGCTAATACATTAACAGAGGGCAAGGAAGAAAGTTCAAACATGGCAGTAATGCATCAGATTTCTGGAAAAGCAGAGGACAACAATAAGAGTTGTGAGACAACCAGCTCCTCATGCCATGAGAGTGACAAACTGAGTTGCCATGAACCTACAGGCGACATGGGAGAGATGGAGCCATGTGAAGTGGCCCAGGAAACCGAGGCTACTCACGATGAGAGCGTCTTTTCTGTTAGCTCACTCTCTTTTGTTACCTCAACACCTCTTCCGGGCTTGAGTAACTTCCAGTTTAAGAAGTCAAGCCAAGATTCCACGCAGCATGACCCCAATTTATCAGTCTGCTCTGTGGTGGACGAATCTGCAAACAAAGCATCTGAGGAGGAAAGGGAGAAAAGCCATCAGGCGCAAGGTGGGAAGCATCTAGGAAGAGAAACTACTCATGTCGCTCAACTCCCACGTAACCCTCAGAGAAGCTTCCTCCCCCAAGCACGGGCATTGCAATCTGGAACTGGGATCCCATCATCTGGAATACCATCTGCCCGCCGGTCATTGGCCTTAACAGCTGCCCCTGTGCCTCAGAAACTGACAAAGGAGCAAGTGCTCTCCCAAATTCCTCCAAGGGGAACTGGAATTCCAGCCAGAGGAAGTATTCGACCTCCACTAACACGCAACAGCCTAGTGAGAGCCAGTGTTGGTAATGCCAAACCGAGTGCTGGAAGTTCAGCTGCAAACACTTCCCAAAACAGAACTATCGGTAGCCGATTCCGCACTCCCAGAGCTGCAGCTGCAAAG GCAAGACCAAGTTTAACACATGCTCAGATAACAAACAATGCCTCTGTGATTAGACCACCCTCCCGACTGAGTGC
- the snx12 gene encoding sorting nexin-12: MSDATVADTRRLNSKPQDLTDAYGPPSNFLEIDIFNPQTVGVGRNRYTVYEVRMRTNLPIFKLKDSCVRRRYSDFEWLKNELERDSKIVVPPLPGKALKRQLPFRGDEGIFEESFIEERKQGLEQFINKIAGHPLAQNERCLHMFLQDETIDRNYVPGKVRQ; the protein is encoded by the exons ATGTCGGACGCCACGGTAGCGGATACCCGGCGGCTAAACTCCAAGCCCCAGGACTTGACGGACGCCTACGGCCCTCCCAGCAACTTCCTAGAGATCGATATCTTTAACCCACAGACTGTGGGAGTCGGGCGCAACCGATACACAGTGTACGAGGTCCGCATGAGG ACAAATCTGCCCATCTTTAAACTGAAAGATTCCTGCGTTCGAAGAAGGTATAGTGACTTTGAGTGGCTGAAGAATGAACTGGAGCGAGACAGCAAG ATTGTAGTACCACCACTACCAGGGAAAGCGCTAAAGAGACAGCTGCCATTCCGAGGGGATGAAGGGATATTTGAAGAGTCATTTATTGAAGAAAGAAAGCAGGGCCTGGAACAGTTTATTAACAA gaTTGCCGGACACCCCCTTGCCCAGAATGAACGGTGTCTGCATATGTTCTTGCAAGATGAAACAATTGATAGGAATTATGTGCCAGGCAAAGTGCGCCAATAA